In one Thermaerobacter sp. PB12/4term genomic region, the following are encoded:
- the purQ gene encoding phosphoribosylformylglycinamidine synthase I, protein MRLAVVRFPGSNCEHDVAVVLARELGQRVEVIDHRRRDLRPFAGVVLPGGFAFGDYLRAGALAARTPVMEAVQNFAAAGGPVLGICNGFQILCEAGLLPGALRPNRQGRFQCRPVWVRVEGPSALTAGLPPGWVVRLEIAHGEGAYVGEGPLGAFVPGPGARIILRYSDAAGRVDPDANPNGSVDNVAGVCNAAGNVVGLMPHPERRPAEGPGAAQAGSGAARSARAGGSLGAGARSRVTGAGAGAYAPGGGAGSTSLDGVAQGGGPRHGATPCPASGLRDDVALGDPHGAPCGRGGVPYSPGGTPFASRDASWGRAGAPRGSAGAPRGFAGAFPGADGDLHDHWDGLDLLARWVAFAEVWWNACRAGERQGRGRRTGLFGG, encoded by the coding sequence GTGCGCCTGGCCGTGGTGCGCTTTCCCGGTTCGAACTGCGAGCACGACGTGGCCGTGGTGCTGGCCCGCGAGCTGGGCCAGCGGGTGGAGGTGATCGACCACCGCCGGCGGGACCTGCGCCCCTTCGCGGGGGTGGTGCTGCCGGGCGGGTTCGCCTTCGGCGACTACCTGCGGGCCGGCGCCCTGGCCGCCCGGACGCCGGTGATGGAGGCGGTGCAAAACTTCGCCGCCGCGGGCGGCCCGGTGCTGGGGATCTGCAACGGCTTTCAGATCCTGTGCGAGGCGGGGCTTTTGCCCGGGGCCCTGCGGCCCAACCGGCAGGGCCGGTTCCAGTGCCGGCCGGTCTGGGTGCGGGTGGAGGGGCCCTCCGCCCTGACGGCGGGGTTGCCGCCGGGCTGGGTCGTCCGCCTGGAGATCGCCCACGGCGAGGGGGCGTACGTGGGCGAGGGGCCCCTAGGCGCCTTTGTGCCGGGGCCGGGGGCCCGGATCATCCTGCGGTATAGCGACGCCGCGGGCCGGGTCGACCCGGACGCCAACCCCAACGGGTCTGTCGACAACGTGGCCGGGGTCTGCAACGCGGCGGGGAACGTGGTGGGCCTGATGCCGCATCCTGAGCGGCGCCCGGCGGAAGGGCCGGGCGCCGCTCAGGCCGGGTCAGGGGCCGCGCGGTCTGCGCGGGCTGGCGGGAGCCTGGGCGCCGGTGCCCGATCCCGGGTAACGGGTGCTGGTGCCGGAGCCTACGCCCCGGGTGGTGGCGCTGGATCCACTTCACTGGACGGTGTTGCCCAAGGCGGGGGCCCGAGACATGGCGCCACACCCTGTCCTGCGAGCGGCCTGAGGGATGACGTCGCTCTCGGCGACCCCCATGGCGCGCCCTGCGGCCGCGGCGGTGTTCCCTACAGCCCCGGCGGCACTCCCTTTGCATCCCGCGACGCTTCCTGGGGCCGTGCCGGCGCTCCTCGCGGCTCCGCCGGCGCTCCCCGCGGCTTCGCCGGCGCGTTCCCCGGCGCTGACGGTGATCTCCACGATCACTGGGACGGGCTCGATTTGCTGGCCCGCTGGGTGGCCTTTGCCGAGGTCTGGTGGAACGCGTGCCGGGCCGGTGAACGCCAGGGCCGTGGGCGCAGGACCGGCCTCTTCGGGGGGTGA
- the purS gene encoding phosphoribosylformylglycinamidine synthase subunit PurS: MSRLCEAGEGLAAGRGPARDGAGAAAPVPGRHGRSVAGRVPSGTGGNPASGASRKSGQGEALRPQGKPARGRSREKGRAAIAATSGDPGSPLGVPAPGVRPAGRRFFRVVVEVNLRPGALDAQGEAVRSALQALGYPGVAAVRVGKRIELDLAARDAGEAAEQARAMAERLLANPVLEVYRVRVEGGLDPAAAGVSAEHGADRGA, encoded by the coding sequence ATGAGTCGCCTGTGCGAGGCCGGCGAAGGCCTGGCGGCGGGCCGCGGCCCGGCCCGGGACGGCGCCGGGGCGGCGGCCCCCGTTCCGGGCCGGCACGGACGCTCGGTGGCAGGCCGGGTGCCTTCGGGGACCGGCGGCAACCCGGCGTCGGGGGCTTCCCGCAAGTCCGGCCAGGGCGAAGCCCTCCGGCCGCAGGGGAAACCGGCCCGGGGACGGTCGAGAGAGAAAGGCCGGGCCGCGATCGCGGCGACAAGCGGTGATCCAGGGTCTCCCCTCGGCGTGCCCGCCCCCGGCGTGAGGCCGGCAGGGCGCCGGTTCTTCCGGGTGGTGGTGGAGGTGAACCTGCGCCCCGGGGCGCTGGATGCCCAGGGGGAGGCGGTGCGCTCGGCCCTTCAGGCCCTCGGTTACCCGGGCGTGGCCGCGGTCCGGGTGGGCAAGCGCATTGAGCTGGACCTGGCGGCGCGGGACGCGGGCGAGGCGGCGGAGCAGGCCCGGGCCATGGCCGAGCGGCTCCTGGCCAACCCGGTGCTGGAGGTGTACCGGGTGCGGGTGGAAGGGGGCCTCGACCCGGCCGCCGCCGGGGTGTCGGCGGAGCATGGCGCCGATCGCGGCGCCTAG
- a CDS encoding phosphoribosylaminoimidazolesuccinocarboxamide synthase — MAMAEPALPPRGERLYEGKAKVVFATPDPGLVRIYFKDDATAFDGRKRGTIGDKGRLNARISAHLLRVVEAAGVPTHLVAEAGERELLCRRVEIIPLEVVVRNVVAGSLARRLGLEPGRVLDEPVTELYYKRDDLGDPLINRDHVRLLGLATAEEVDRIEAMALTVNRVLRSYLLERDLVLVDFKLEFGRAWTPASPPAAAPAAVPAEGAGAVPPTEPGTGPSGPSTGPAPGQDGGGGSAPGTGSRGTPGPGSTLLLADEISPDTCRLWDRVTGEPLDKDRFRQDLGGVAGAYAEVWRRLEGQR; from the coding sequence GTGGCGATGGCGGAACCGGCCCTGCCCCCGCGCGGGGAGCGGCTCTACGAGGGAAAGGCCAAGGTCGTCTTTGCCACCCCGGATCCGGGGCTGGTGCGGATCTACTTCAAAGACGATGCCACCGCCTTTGACGGGCGCAAGCGCGGCACCATCGGGGACAAGGGACGCCTCAACGCCCGCATCAGCGCCCACCTCTTGCGGGTGGTGGAGGCGGCCGGCGTTCCCACCCACCTGGTGGCCGAGGCGGGCGAGCGGGAGCTCCTGTGCCGGCGGGTGGAGATCATCCCGCTGGAGGTGGTGGTACGCAACGTGGTGGCCGGCAGCCTGGCCCGCCGCCTGGGGCTGGAGCCGGGCCGCGTGCTGGACGAACCGGTCACCGAGCTCTACTACAAGCGGGACGATCTGGGCGATCCCCTGATCAACCGCGACCACGTCCGGTTGCTGGGGCTGGCGACCGCGGAGGAAGTGGACCGCATCGAGGCCATGGCCCTGACCGTGAACCGCGTGCTGCGCTCCTACCTGCTGGAGCGCGATCTGGTGCTGGTCGACTTCAAGCTGGAGTTCGGGCGGGCATGGACCCCGGCGTCTCCGCCGGCCGCCGCCCCCGCCGCCGTGCCGGCTGAAGGCGCGGGGGCGGTCCCGCCCACGGAACCTGGGACCGGTCCCTCCGGTCCGAGCACCGGCCCCGCGCCGGGCCAGGACGGGGGCGGCGGGTCCGCCCCGGGCACCGGCTCGCGGGGCACCCCGGGGCCGGGTTCCACCTTACTGCTGGCGGACGAGATTTCCCCCGACACCTGCCGCCTTTGGGACCGGGTCACGGGCGAGCCCCTGGACAAGGACCGTTTCCGGCAGGACCTGGGCGGCGTGGCCGGCGCCTACGCCGAGGTGTGGCGGCGGCTGGAGGGACAGCGATGA
- the purB gene encoding adenylosuccinate lyase — protein MIERYTRPAMGRLWTLEHKYATWLEVELLAVEAWEELGTVPRGTAARIRQRARIDVDRILAIERQVHHDVIAFTTAIAEQVGDDARWVHYGLTSSDVVDTALAVNLVQAVDLLRGEVRALRQAVGEQARRHKYTVMIGRTHGVHAEPITFGLKLALWYAELGRNLERLERARRTVAVGKISGAVGTYARVDPRVEAYVCRRLGLEPETVSSQIVARDRHAELLAALAILAGTYDKMAVEIRHLQRTEVREVEEPFRAGQKGSSAMPHKRNPEKCERISGLARVLRGYLVSALENQALWHERDISHSSVERIILPDALILADYMTALLAEIVRDLHVYPEAMAANLERTGGLIYSQRVLLALVERGLRREEAYAIVQELAMRGWQGEAPFRQLVAADPRIRRVLAPGEIEALFDPRDDLRHVDFIFRRAGLEPGEDG, from the coding sequence ATGATCGAGCGCTACACCCGGCCCGCCATGGGCCGCCTCTGGACCCTGGAGCACAAGTACGCCACCTGGCTGGAGGTGGAGCTCCTGGCCGTCGAGGCCTGGGAGGAGCTGGGCACCGTGCCCCGCGGCACCGCGGCCCGCATCCGGCAGCGGGCCCGCATCGACGTCGACCGTATCCTGGCCATCGAGCGCCAGGTGCACCACGACGTCATCGCCTTCACCACGGCCATCGCCGAGCAGGTGGGCGACGACGCCCGCTGGGTCCACTACGGCCTGACCTCCTCCGATGTGGTCGACACGGCCCTGGCCGTCAACCTTGTCCAGGCCGTGGACCTGCTGCGCGGCGAGGTGCGGGCGCTGCGCCAGGCGGTGGGGGAGCAGGCCCGGCGCCACAAGTACACGGTGATGATCGGCCGCACCCACGGCGTCCACGCCGAACCCATCACCTTCGGCCTGAAGCTTGCCCTGTGGTACGCCGAGCTGGGGCGCAACCTGGAGCGCCTGGAGCGGGCCCGCCGCACCGTGGCGGTGGGCAAGATCTCAGGGGCCGTGGGCACCTACGCGCGGGTCGACCCGCGGGTGGAAGCCTACGTATGCCGCCGCCTGGGCCTGGAGCCCGAGACGGTCTCCAGCCAGATCGTGGCCCGGGACCGCCATGCCGAGCTCCTGGCCGCCCTGGCCATCCTGGCCGGCACCTACGACAAGATGGCCGTGGAAATCCGCCACCTCCAGCGGACCGAGGTGCGCGAGGTGGAAGAGCCCTTCCGCGCCGGCCAGAAGGGCTCCTCGGCCATGCCCCACAAGCGCAACCCCGAGAAGTGCGAGCGCATCTCCGGCCTGGCCCGGGTCCTCCGCGGTTACCTGGTCAGCGCCCTGGAAAACCAGGCCCTCTGGCACGAGCGGGACATCTCCCACTCTTCGGTGGAGCGCATCATCCTGCCCGACGCCCTGATCCTGGCCGATTACATGACGGCCCTGCTGGCGGAGATCGTCCGCGACCTGCACGTCTATCCCGAGGCCATGGCGGCCAACCTGGAGCGGACCGGCGGCCTGATCTACTCCCAGCGGGTGCTGCTGGCGCTGGTCGAACGCGGCCTGCGCCGGGAGGAGGCGTACGCCATCGTCCAGGAGCTGGCCATGCGGGGCTGGCAGGGGGAGGCGCCCTTCCGGCAGCTGGTGGCCGCCGACCCCCGGATCCGGCGGGTCCTGGCGCCCGGCGAGATCGAGGCCCTGTTCGACCCCCGGGACGACCTGCGCCACGTGGATTTCATCTTTCGCCGGGCCGGCCTGGAGCCCGGCGAGGACGGCTGA
- the purE gene encoding 5-(carboxyamino)imidazole ribonucleotide mutase: MERDEPAGSPAEALGGRAAAPRVGILMGSDSDLPTLREAFAVLQELDIPFEATVASAHRTPERVAHYATTASERGLEVLIAAAGSAAHLAGVVASHTLLPVVGVPLKGGAAGGLDALLATAQMPRGVPVATVALDGAANAALLAARILALKDPQLRRRLEAYRQRMQARVEEADRRLQAELGRATAQPRQASEPPSPPPARPVPHPPSHAQRRPGPEPQPEGQPQPRSGGGLATPGGQAVAS; the protein is encoded by the coding sequence GTGGAACGGGACGAACCGGCGGGCAGCCCGGCCGAAGCCCTGGGCGGGCGGGCCGCCGCGCCCCGGGTCGGCATCCTGATGGGCAGCGATTCGGACCTGCCCACCCTTCGCGAGGCCTTCGCCGTTCTGCAGGAGCTGGACATCCCCTTCGAGGCCACCGTCGCCTCGGCCCACCGTACCCCCGAGCGCGTAGCCCACTACGCCACCACGGCTTCCGAGCGAGGCCTGGAGGTCCTGATCGCCGCGGCGGGCAGCGCCGCCCACCTGGCCGGCGTGGTGGCGTCCCATACCCTCCTGCCGGTGGTCGGCGTGCCCCTCAAGGGCGGCGCAGCCGGGGGCCTGGACGCCCTGCTGGCCACGGCCCAGATGCCGCGGGGCGTGCCGGTGGCCACCGTCGCCCTGGACGGTGCGGCCAATGCCGCCCTGCTGGCGGCCCGCATCCTGGCCCTTAAGGATCCCCAGCTGCGCCGGCGCCTGGAGGCCTACCGGCAGCGCATGCAGGCCCGGGTGGAGGAGGCCGACCGGCGGCTGCAGGCCGAGCTGGGGAGGGCCACGGCCCAACCTCGGCAGGCCTCCGAGCCCCCGTCGCCGCCTCCGGCCCGGCCGGTGCCCCACCCCCCGTCTCATGCGCAGCGCCGTCCTGGGCCCGAGCCGCAGCCCGAGGGCCAGCCCCAGCCCCGGTCCGGCGGCGGGCTGGCCACGCCGGGAGGGCAGGCGGTGGCCTCATGA
- a CDS encoding antibiotic biosynthesis monooxygenase, producing the protein MLIVINRIWPEPGSEQLLEEAFSRSPGMKDVPGCLGFEFWRREATGPAGHPGAGAADAAAGAGGRSEYLVVTRWESREAFEAWRQSAHFQHAHRDTGASAGARSELAVYEVLRRV; encoded by the coding sequence ATGCTGATCGTCATCAACCGCATCTGGCCCGAACCGGGCTCCGAGCAGCTCCTGGAGGAGGCCTTCTCCCGCTCCCCGGGCATGAAGGATGTCCCCGGCTGCCTGGGATTCGAGTTCTGGCGCAGGGAGGCGACCGGCCCGGCCGGTCATCCCGGGGCCGGTGCAGCGGATGCTGCGGCCGGCGCCGGCGGCCGCAGCGAGTACCTGGTGGTGACCCGCTGGGAGTCCCGGGAGGCGTTCGAGGCCTGGCGCCAGAGCGCCCACTTCCAGCATGCCCATCGCGACACCGGGGCCTCCGCCGGAGCCCGCAGCGAGCTGGCGGTTTACGAGGTACTGCGCCGGGTGTGA
- a CDS encoding DUF4395 domain-containing protein, with protein sequence MRDGIPVPLVRANQTFIILAAVLSFVFQFRPGALIGLAVLVLPLVFGPRAHLVFHLARPLLARRLPGAEQEDAHVQRFNQALASLFFGVSAAGLYLLAPVAPLWGDIVGWGALLVVATVAFIATRGFCLGCTIYYQLVRRGWIRRPGSTPAV encoded by the coding sequence GTGCGCGACGGCATCCCGGTGCCCCTGGTGCGGGCCAACCAGACGTTCATCATCCTGGCCGCGGTGCTGAGCTTCGTGTTCCAGTTCCGCCCCGGCGCCCTGATCGGGCTGGCCGTGCTGGTTTTGCCCCTGGTCTTCGGTCCCCGGGCCCACCTGGTATTCCACCTGGCCCGGCCGCTGCTGGCCCGCCGCCTGCCCGGGGCCGAGCAGGAAGACGCCCACGTCCAGCGCTTCAACCAGGCCCTGGCCAGCCTGTTCTTCGGCGTCAGTGCCGCGGGCCTGTACCTGCTGGCGCCGGTGGCGCCCCTGTGGGGCGACATCGTGGGCTGGGGGGCGCTCCTGGTCGTGGCGACAGTGGCCTTCATCGCCACCCGTGGATTCTGCCTGGGCTGCACCATCTACTACCAGCTGGTGCGGCGCGGCTGGATCCGCAGGCCCGGGTCGACCCCGGCGGTATGA
- the cimA gene encoding citramalate synthase, whose amino-acid sequence MGDDKAARLPQAGGAPLEARCPGRTHPVVRPGPGSLAAGPGAGPLDVVLYDTTLRDGTQRAGIHLTLADKLRLARRLDDFGVPYIEGGWPGSNPKDAAFFRALEDQPLRRSRLVAFTSTRRPGVAVQHDPVLAAALAAGTPAVCVVGKAWDRHVTVALGTRLEENLAMIRETVAYFVARGREVIFDAEHFFDGFAANPEYALAVLAAAEEAGASWLVLCDTNGGSLPDAVTRAVQAAAAATRTPLGIHCHDDAGLAVANSLAAVAAGCRMVQGTVNGYGERCGNANLLTVAANLELKLGLRCLPAGALVELTAVSRYASEVANLPHREEAPYVGANAFAHKAGIHVSALLKEPALYEHVDPARVGNDRRVLVSELSGRANLRYVLGAELDEPALARLLERIKELEHGGYQFEGAEGTLALLAWEVQQAAGGATGTPGGQAAFPEAPVPEAADPGWPFVLESYRVTALHDPAAGSRVEATIKVRVGERVVHTAAEGNGPVNALDAALRKALSEVYPDLEQVRLVDYKVRVLEGDAGTGARVRVLVESTDGRARWGTVGVSTNILEASWQALADGLRYYLLGLAAAPAPGGPDPGPEARPSVPAPPGAAARQATQATQVRQARQA is encoded by the coding sequence ATGGGCGACGACAAGGCAGCCCGTCTCCCCCAGGCCGGCGGCGCCCCGCTTGAGGCGCGTTGCCCCGGCCGGACCCACCCGGTAGTGCGTCCAGGCCCCGGATCCCTCGCCGCGGGACCAGGGGCTGGGCCCCTTGACGTGGTGCTCTACGACACCACCCTGCGCGACGGCACCCAGCGGGCGGGCATCCACCTCACCCTGGCCGACAAGCTGCGCCTGGCGCGCCGCCTCGACGACTTCGGCGTCCCCTACATCGAGGGCGGCTGGCCGGGTTCGAACCCCAAGGACGCCGCCTTTTTCCGGGCCCTGGAGGACCAGCCCCTCCGGCGGTCCCGGCTGGTGGCCTTCACCAGCACCCGCCGCCCGGGCGTGGCGGTCCAGCACGACCCGGTCCTGGCGGCCGCCCTGGCCGCCGGCACGCCGGCGGTCTGCGTGGTGGGCAAGGCCTGGGACCGGCACGTGACCGTCGCCCTGGGCACCCGCCTGGAGGAAAACCTGGCCATGATCCGGGAGACGGTGGCATATTTCGTGGCCCGCGGGCGGGAAGTGATCTTCGATGCCGAGCACTTCTTCGACGGGTTTGCCGCCAACCCCGAGTATGCTCTGGCCGTGCTGGCCGCGGCGGAAGAAGCCGGCGCCAGCTGGCTCGTCCTGTGCGACACCAACGGCGGCTCCCTGCCGGACGCCGTGACCCGGGCCGTCCAGGCGGCGGCCGCCGCCACCCGGACTCCCCTGGGTATCCACTGCCACGACGACGCCGGCCTGGCCGTGGCCAACTCCCTGGCCGCCGTGGCAGCCGGGTGCCGCATGGTCCAGGGCACGGTCAACGGATACGGCGAGCGCTGCGGCAACGCGAACCTGCTCACCGTGGCCGCCAACCTGGAGCTCAAGCTGGGGTTGCGCTGCCTGCCCGCCGGGGCCCTGGTCGAACTGACCGCCGTGAGCCGCTACGCGAGCGAGGTGGCCAACCTCCCCCACCGGGAGGAGGCGCCCTACGTGGGGGCCAACGCCTTCGCCCACAAGGCGGGCATCCACGTCTCCGCCCTGCTCAAGGAGCCGGCCCTCTACGAGCACGTGGATCCGGCCCGGGTGGGGAACGACCGCCGGGTGCTGGTGTCGGAGCTGAGCGGCCGGGCCAACCTTCGCTATGTGCTGGGAGCGGAGCTGGACGAACCGGCCCTGGCCCGCCTGCTGGAGCGAATCAAGGAGCTGGAACACGGGGGCTACCAGTTCGAAGGCGCCGAGGGCACCCTGGCCCTGCTGGCCTGGGAAGTGCAGCAGGCGGCGGGCGGCGCCACCGGCACCCCGGGCGGGCAGGCGGCCTTCCCTGAAGCGCCCGTCCCGGAGGCGGCCGACCCCGGGTGGCCCTTCGTCCTGGAGTCCTACCGGGTCACCGCCCTGCACGACCCGGCGGCGGGGTCCCGGGTGGAGGCCACCATCAAGGTCCGGGTGGGCGAGCGGGTCGTCCATACGGCGGCCGAAGGCAACGGCCCGGTCAACGCCCTGGACGCCGCCCTGCGCAAGGCGCTGTCGGAGGTCTACCCCGATCTTGAGCAGGTGCGCCTGGTGGACTACAAGGTGCGGGTGCTGGAAGGGGATGCCGGCACCGGCGCCCGGGTGCGGGTGCTGGTGGAGTCCACCGACGGCCGGGCCCGCTGGGGGACGGTGGGCGTCTCCACCAACATCCTGGAGGCATCCTGGCAAGCTCTGGCCGACGGCTTGCGGTATTACCTTCTGGGGTTGGCCGCAGCCCCGGCCCCCGGCGGACCGGACCCGGGCCCGGAAGCCCGGCCCTCCGTACCCGCGCCGCCAGGCGCCGCTGCGAGGCAGGCAACGCAGGCGACGCAGGTGAGACAGGCGCGGCAGGCGTGA
- the erpA gene encoding iron-sulfur cluster insertion protein ErpA, translated as MITLTPEAVAKVKELLAERQRDDLALRVFVQPGGCSGFNYGLALDSNLHDDDTVIDQDGVRVVVDSASARFLKGARVDYVESLSGSGFAIHNPNAVHTCGCGQSFRTRDEAGQPASCDVAGAAL; from the coding sequence ATGATCACCCTGACACCGGAAGCGGTGGCCAAGGTCAAGGAACTGCTGGCCGAGCGCCAGCGGGACGACCTGGCCCTGCGCGTCTTCGTCCAGCCCGGGGGCTGCAGCGGCTTCAACTACGGGCTGGCCCTGGACTCCAACCTTCACGACGACGACACCGTGATCGATCAGGACGGGGTGCGGGTGGTGGTCGATTCCGCCAGCGCCCGGTTCCTCAAGGGTGCCCGGGTGGACTACGTCGAGTCGCTGTCGGGTTCGGGCTTCGCCATCCACAACCCCAACGCCGTCCACACCTGCGGCTGCGGCCAGTCCTTCCGCACCCGGGATGAAGCCGGCCAGCCGGCCTCCTGTGACGTAGCGGGCGCCGCCCTCTGA
- a CDS encoding 2-oxoacid:ferredoxin oxidoreductase subunit beta, with protein MAKVADFRAARPTWCPGCGDFGVLNALTRAVTDLGLEPEDVVVVSGIGCSGKISQYFGGYGFHGIHGRALPIAQGVKLANRELTVIAAGGDGDGYGIGLSHVIHAIRRNVDLTYIVMDNHIYGLTTGQLAPTSDKGMKTKTSPYGSVEEPIRPLELALAQGCGFVAQAFSGEINHMAEVFKKAIQHKGFSLVNVFSPCVTFNKLNTYDYFKERLVNLDEDPDYDRHDRAAALRKVMETGGMVIGVVYETDKPTFEEQLPGFPEEGLAYQDLALDEGDYRELEAQFA; from the coding sequence ATGGCTAAGGTGGCGGATTTCCGGGCGGCCCGGCCCACGTGGTGCCCGGGTTGCGGCGACTTCGGCGTGCTCAACGCCCTGACGCGGGCGGTGACGGACCTGGGGCTGGAGCCCGAGGACGTGGTGGTCGTGTCGGGCATCGGCTGTTCGGGCAAGATCTCCCAGTACTTCGGCGGGTACGGGTTCCACGGCATCCACGGCCGCGCGTTGCCCATCGCCCAGGGCGTCAAGCTGGCCAACCGGGAGCTGACGGTCATCGCCGCCGGCGGCGACGGGGACGGGTACGGCATCGGTCTGAGTCACGTGATCCACGCCATCCGGCGCAACGTGGACCTGACCTACATCGTGATGGACAACCACATCTACGGCCTCACCACGGGCCAGCTGGCGCCCACCAGCGACAAGGGCATGAAGACCAAGACGTCCCCCTACGGGTCGGTGGAGGAGCCCATCCGGCCGCTGGAACTGGCGCTGGCCCAGGGTTGCGGCTTCGTCGCCCAGGCCTTCTCCGGCGAGATCAACCACATGGCCGAGGTGTTCAAGAAGGCCATCCAGCACAAGGGGTTCTCGCTGGTCAACGTCTTCAGCCCTTGCGTGACCTTCAACAAGCTGAACACCTATGACTACTTCAAGGAGCGGCTGGTCAATCTGGACGAAGATCCGGACTACGACCGCCACGACCGGGCCGCCGCCCTGCGCAAGGTCATGGAGACGGGCGGCATGGTGATCGGCGTCGTCTACGAGACCGACAAGCCGACCTTCGAAGAGCAGCTGCCCGGCTTTCCGGAGGAAGGCCTGGCATATCAGGACCTGGCACTGGATGAGGGTGACTACCGGGAGCTGGAGGCCCAGTTCGCGTAA
- a CDS encoding 2-oxoacid:acceptor oxidoreductase subunit alpha: MARELHDPATGAPRTLTGEFNWKVGGQQGEGIDSTGEIVSQTLNRLGYYVYQYRHFMSLIKGGHTNYKVRAADHLIRHHGDELHVLIAFDQKTIDHNLHELVRDGVVVYDDTFKARVPEGRPVRVYGVPLTKIARELGNPIMKNMVAVGVTAALVGLPVEEFRPTIEARFGGKGDQVVELNMEALRRGFEYGAREIGQVATLPRRPQVQRRLFISGNEAVAYGALAAGCRFLAAYPITPATEIMYWFLKNFPKYGGVVVQAEDEIAAVNMAIGANYAGVRAMTSTSGPGISLMQEAVGLAGMSETPLVVVDVMRGGPSTGLPTKTEQSDLNELIFGTHGEIPRIVLTPATVEDCFYLAVEAFNMAERYQCPVYLVSDLSLGMSRQSIDGLDYSRVRIDRGALITQEELDAMERGAYKRYLVTDSGISPRSLPGMRNGRYVALGNEHDEAGTEEIEDTATREIQMKKRMRKLDSLDLSDYVDYYGDEPADRVDLLLVGWGSTIGRIQEAVARLERDGYKIGHLHLRALHPFPRAKVRGYLQAAPRVLVVENNYTGQLAGYLAREVGFHDKIRNCTKYDGDPFLASEIYSRAREVLLHG; encoded by the coding sequence GTGGCCAGGGAGTTGCACGACCCTGCAACGGGTGCACCCAGGACCTTGACCGGCGAGTTCAACTGGAAGGTGGGCGGGCAGCAGGGTGAGGGCATCGACAGCACGGGCGAGATCGTGTCCCAGACCCTCAACCGCCTGGGCTATTACGTCTACCAGTACCGGCACTTCATGTCCCTGATCAAGGGTGGCCACACCAACTACAAGGTGCGGGCCGCCGACCATCTGATCCGGCATCACGGGGACGAGCTGCACGTCCTCATCGCCTTCGACCAGAAGACCATCGACCACAACCTGCACGAGCTGGTCCGGGACGGCGTGGTGGTCTATGACGACACCTTCAAGGCGCGGGTCCCCGAAGGCCGGCCGGTGCGGGTCTACGGCGTGCCGCTGACCAAGATCGCCCGGGAGCTGGGCAACCCCATCATGAAGAACATGGTCGCCGTGGGCGTGACCGCCGCCCTGGTGGGCCTGCCCGTGGAGGAGTTCCGGCCCACCATCGAGGCGCGCTTCGGCGGCAAGGGCGACCAGGTGGTCGAGCTCAACATGGAGGCCCTGCGCCGGGGGTTCGAGTACGGCGCCCGGGAGATCGGCCAGGTGGCCACCCTGCCCCGGCGACCCCAGGTGCAGCGGCGCCTGTTCATCTCCGGCAACGAGGCCGTCGCCTACGGCGCCCTGGCGGCCGGTTGCCGGTTCCTGGCGGCCTATCCGATCACGCCGGCCACGGAGATCATGTACTGGTTCCTCAAGAACTTCCCCAAGTATGGCGGCGTGGTGGTCCAAGCCGAGGACGAGATCGCTGCGGTCAACATGGCCATCGGCGCCAACTATGCGGGCGTCCGGGCCATGACCTCCACCTCGGGGCCGGGCATCTCCCTCATGCAGGAGGCCGTGGGCCTGGCCGGGATGTCGGAGACGCCGCTGGTCGTCGTCGACGTGATGCGGGGCGGCCCCTCCACGGGCCTGCCCACCAAGACGGAGCAGAGCGACCTGAACGAGCTGATCTTCGGCACCCACGGCGAGATCCCGCGCATCGTGCTGACCCCGGCCACGGTGGAGGACTGCTTCTACCTGGCGGTCGAGGCCTTCAACATGGCGGAGCGCTACCAGTGCCCGGTCTACCTGGTGAGCGACCTGTCCCTGGGCATGTCGCGCCAGTCCATCGACGGCCTGGATTACAGCCGGGTGCGGATCGACCGGGGCGCCCTGATCACCCAGGAAGAGCTGGACGCCATGGAGCGCGGGGCCTACAAGCGCTACCTGGTCACCGACTCGGGCATCTCCCCGCGCAGCCTGCCGGGCATGCGCAACGGGCGCTACGTGGCGCTGGGCAACGAGCACGATGAAGCGGGTACGGAGGAGATCGAGGACACCGCCACCCGCGAGATCCAGATGAAGAAGCGCATGCGCAAGCTGGACAGCCTGGATCTCAGCGACTACGTCGACTACTACGGGGACGAACCGGCGGATCGGGTCGACCTGCTGCTGGTCGGCTGGGGATCCACCATCGGCCGCATCCAGGAGGCGGTAGCCCGCCTGGAGAGGGACGGCTACAAGATCGGCCACCTGCACCTGCGGGCCCTGCACCCCTTCCCCCGGGCGAAGGTTCGCGGCTACCTGCAGGCGGCGCCCCGGGTGCTGGTGGTGGAGAACAACTACACCGGCCAGCTGGCGGGGTATCTGGCGCGGGAAGTGGGCTTCCACGACAAGATCCGGAACTGCACCAAGTACGACGGCGACCCCTTCCTGGCCAGCGAGATCTACTCCCGGGCGCGTGAGGTGTTGCTCCATGGCTAA